A stretch of DNA from Microlunatus capsulatus:
GCATTGGGCGAGGCCTCCCCGATCCGGCGGAAGCCGAGGTAGCTGCGCGCCCAGTACCGGCGCCGCGCCTCCTCCGAACCCACGAACTCCTGGAACTGCATGGGGGTGGCCCGCACCGACGTCGGCCCGCGGTAGTCCGGGATCCCGGAGTCGGTGCTCATCCCCGCCCCGGTCAGCGCGACCCAGCGACGGCCGCGCAGCAGGTCGGCGACCGCCGCGGCGGCGTCGACGTCGGGCAGCACGCTCACGGCCCCGAAGGTACCCGGCGGGGCAACCGGCTCCCCGTGGCCCGAGCCTGTCGGGGACCCTTCGACAGGCTCAGGGAGCGGGGCCGGGGCGCGAGGGGGAGGGATCAGCTCAGCTGATGATCGAGCGGGTGCCGTGCAGCCGGCGTGCGGCCTCGGCCAGCGAGCCGGTCATCGAGGGGTAGACGGTGAAGGACTGGGAGACCTGGTCCACCGTCAGCCGCTCGGCGACGGCGATGGCCACCGGGTAGATCAGCTCGCTGGCCCGCGGGGCCACGACCACGCCGCCGATGACGATGCCGGTGACGCTGCGGCAGAACAGCTTGACGAAGCCGTCGCGGCTGCCCTGCATCTTGGCCCGCGGGTTGCCCCGGAGCGGCAGGGTCACCGTCCGGGCCTGCACCTCGCCGGCGTCGACCTGGGTCTGGCTGACCCCGACCGTCGCGATCTCGGGGGCGGTGAAGACGTTGGCCGAGACGGTCTTGAGGTCCAGCGGGGAGACGGCGTCGCCGAGCGCGTGCCACATGGCGATCCGGCCCTGCATGGCGGCGACCGAGGCGAGGGCGAAGACGCCCGTGCAGTCGCCGGCGGCGTAGACGCTGCGGGCCGAGGTGCGCGAGACCCGGTCGACGGTGATGAAGCCGGCGTCGCTGACCTCGACGCCGGACTCGGCCAGGCCCATGTCGGAGGTGTTGGGGATCGAGCCGACGGCCACCAGGCAGTGCGAGCCGACGACCTCCCGGCCGTCGCTGAGGGTGACGGTGACCGAGTCGCCGTCCCGGGTCACGGTCTCGGCGCGGGAGCGCTGCAGGACCGTCAGGCCGCGGCGGGCGAAGACGTCCTCCAGCACCTGGGCGGCGTCGGCGTCCTCGCCGGGCAGCACCCGGTCGCGGGAGGAGATGAGCACGACCTCGGAGCCCAGGGCGTCGTAGGCGCTGGCGAACTCGGCGCCGGTGACGCCGGACCCGACGACGATCAGCCGCTCCGGCAGCTCGGTGAGGTTGTAGAGCTGGGTCCAGTTGAGGATCCGCTCGCCGTCGGGCTGCGCGGAGGCCAGCTGACGCGGCCGGGCGCCGGTGGCCAGCAGGACCACGTCGGCGTCGAAGCTGCGCTCGCCCTCGGCGGTCTGGGCGACGACCCGGTCGGGCCCGTCGAGCCGGCCGCGGCCGATGACCAGCTCGACGTTCTCACGCTGGATCCGCTCGCAGATGTCGTCGGACTGCTTGCGCGCCAGGTCGAGCACCCGAGCGTTCACCGCGGCCAGGTCGACGCTGACGACGGCGTCGGCGTGCCCGCTCTCGGCGTCGCCGAAGCGCAGGCCCAGCTCGGCGGAGGCGCGGACCTCCGTCATCACCTCGGCCGTCGCGATCAAGGTCTTGGAGGGCACGCAGTCGGTCAGCACGGCCGAACCGCCGAGGCCGTCGGTGTCGATCAACGTCACCTCGCCGCCCAGCTGGCTGCCGACGAGGGCGGCCTCGTACCCACCGGGTCCACCACCGACGATCACCACGCGAGTCACCGGTCCAGTGTTCCATGCACGGCCGATAGCCTCCTGCTCGTGCTGTACGCCGCCTACGGAAGCAACCTGGACCCCGCCCAGATGGCTGAGCGCTGCCCGCACTCCCCCTTGCGGGGCACGGGCTGGCTGCAGGGCTGGCGGCTGACGTTCGGCGGGGAGGGCTGGGACGGACCGCTGCCGACCGTCGTCGAGCAGCCCGACGAGCACGTCTTCGTCGGCCTCTACGACGTCACCGCGCCCGACGAGCAGTCCCTCGACATCTGGGAGAGCGCCAACTCGGGGCTGTACGAGAAGGTGCGGGTCCGCGTCGAGACGCTGGAGGGCGAGCTGGCCGCCTGGGTCTACGTCCTGCACGACTTCGAGGGCGGCGTGCCCAGCGCGCGCACCCTCGGCATCCTCGCCGACGCGGCCGAGGCCGCCGGCGCCCCGAAGGACTACCTGACCGAGCTGCGCGGCCGGCCCTGCACCAGCGGCTGGTGACCCCGGCCGGGCCCCGGGACGCCGACCACCGCCGCGGCCGGTCCCCCGCGGCGCCCCCGTAGGCTGCCGCCATGTCGACTGACCCGTACGCCCTGGCCGAGGAGGCCGCCGCGGCGCTCCGCGACCGCTTCGCGCTGGAGAGCATCGACCTGGCCTTCGTGCTGGGCTCGGGCTGGTCCGCGGCCGCCGACGACCTCGGCGAGGTCCTCGGCCGCTGCCCGCTGGCCGAGCTGCCGGGCTTCGCGGCCCCCACCGTCGTCGGGCACGGCGGCGAGCTGCGGGTCGTCCGCACCGGCAGCGGCAAGGTGGCGGCCCTGTTCACCGGCCGGACGCACTACTACGAGGGGAAGGGCGTCGCCCAGGTCGTGCACGGCGTCCGCACCGCCGCCGCCGCGGGCGCCCGCACCCTGGTGCTGACCAACGGCTGCGGCGGGCTGAACCCCGCCTGGTCCCCCGGCACGGCCGTGCTGATCCGCGACCACGTCAACCTCACCGCCGCCACCCCGCTGGTCGGGGCACGCTTCGTCGACATGACCGACGCCTACGCCCCGCGGCTGCGCGACCTGGCCCGGACAGTCGACGCCGAGCTGGCCGAGGGCGTCTACGTCCAGTTCCCCGGCCCGAGCTACGAGACCCCCGCCGAGGTGCGGATGGCCGGCGTGCTGGGCGGCGACCTCGTCGGCATGTCGACCGCGCTGGAGACCATCGCCGCCCGCGAGGCGGGTCTCGAGGTGCTCGGCATCTCGCTGGTCACCAACCTGGCCGCCGGCATCTCCCCTACCCCGCTGCACCACGCCGAGGTCCTGGAGGCCGGCCGCGCCGCCGTCCCGCAGCTGAGCCGCCTGCTGGCCGGGCTCGGCGCGGCGCTCTGAGGCGGGGGCAGCCGTGAGCGACTCCGCCATCGACGACCTGGCCCGCACCGTCGCCGCCTGGACCGCGCAGGACCCCGACCCGGCCACCCGCGCCGAGGCCGAGGAGCGCCTGGACCGCGCCCGGTCCGGGGACGCCGACGCCCGCGCCGCGCTGGCCGACGCCTTCGGCAGCCGGCTCGCCTTCGGCACCGCCGGCCTGCGCGGCGCCCTGGGCGCCGGGCCCAACCGGATGAACCGCGTCGTCGTCGGCCAGGCTGCCGCCGGGCTGGCCGGCTACCTGCTCGCCCACGACGCCGGCGGGCAGCGGGTGCTGGTCGGCTACGACGCGCGGCACGGGTCGGCCGTCTTCGCCCGCGACACCGCGGAGATCCTCGCCGCGGCCGGCTTCGAGACGCTGCTGACCGCCGCCCCGACGCCCACCCCCGTCGTCGCCTTCGGCATCCGGCACCTCGGCTGCGCCGCGGCCGTCGTCGTCACCGCCTCGCACAACCCGCCGCAGGACAACGGCTACAAGGTCTACCTGGGCGACGGCTCCCAGATCGTCCCTCCGGCCGACGCCGAGATCGCGGCGGAGATCGCGCGGGTCGCCGCCGGGGACCTGGCCGACGTCCCGCGCAGCCCGGCCTACCGGGTCGTCGGCGATGAGCTGCTCGACGCCTACCGCGACCGGGTGGCGTCGCTGGTCCACGCCGACGCACCGCGGGACCTGCGCTGGGTCTACACCCCGATGCACGGCGTCGGCGGCGCGCTGGTCGAGCAGGTGGTCGCGGCCGCGGGGTTCCCCGCCGCGCGGGTGGTCGCCGCCCAGGCCGAGCCCGACCCCGACTTCCCCACCGTGCCCTTCCCCAACCCGGAGGAGCCGGGCGCCATCGACCTCGCCCTCGCCGAGGCGGAGGCGGCCGGGGCCGACCTCGTCGTCGCCAACGACCCGGACGCCGACCGCTGCGCCGCGGCCGTGGTCGTCGACGGCGGCTGGCGGATGCTGTCCGGCGACGAGCTGGGCGCGCTGCTCGGCGACGACGCCCTGCGCCGCGGCGTCCGCGGCACCTACGCCTGCTCGGTCGTCTCCAGCACCCTGCTGTCCCGGCTGGCCGCCGCGTCGGCCCAGCCCTTCGTCGCCACCCTCACCGGCTTCAAGTGGATCGGCCGGGTCCCCGGCCTGGCCTTCGGCTACGAGGAGGCCATCGGCTACTGCGTCGACCCGCAGGCCGTGCCGGACAAGGACGGCATCTCGGCCCTCGTCCGGGTGCTGGCGCTGGCCGCCGAGCTGCGGGCGCACGGCCGCACGCTGGCCGACCGGCTGGACGAGATCGCCCGGGTGCACGGCGTCCACCACACCAGCCAGCTGTCGGTCCGGGTCGCCGACCTCGCCCTGATCGGCGAGGCGATGGCCCGGCTGCGCGCCGCCCCACCCTCGACCCTGGCCGGCGAGCCGGTCGTGGTGGAGGACCTGGCCCCCGGCTCGGCCGCGCTGCCCCCGACCGACGCCGTGCTGCTGCGCGGCGCCAGCACCCAGGTCGTCGTCCGGCCCTCCGGCACCGAGCCCAAGCTCAAGTGCTACCTGGAGGTCCGCGAGGACCCGACGGCCGACCTCGTCGCCGCCCGCGCCCGCGCCCGGGACCGGATGGCGCAGGTCCGCACCGAGATGAGCACCGCCCTCGGCCTCTGAGCGGCCGGGGGCCCGACGCCCGAGCAGAGGAGCCCCGATGTACCTCATCGTCGTGAAGTTCGAGACCACGCCGGACTGGACCGAGCGCTGGCCGGACCTGGTGGCGGGCTTCACCGCCGCCACCCGGCAGGAGCCCGGCAACCTCTGGTTCGAGTGGTCGCGCAGCCTCGAGGAGCCGCACGTCTTCGTCCTCGTCGAGGCCTTCACCGACGACGGCGCCGGCCCGCACGTCAGCAGCCCGCACTTCGCCCGCGCCATGGAGGAGATGCGGCCGGCCCTGGCCAGCACGCCACGGATCGTCAGCCGTCAGGTCGAGGGCAGCGGCTGGGACACGATGGGCGAGCTGCAGGTCGACTGACAGCCACGTCCCGCACCCCGGAGGAACCCCCGTGACCACCCGCAGCAGCAGCCCGACGCGGGCCCAGCGGCTCGACGTCCTGCCGTTCACCCGCGAGCACCGGCGCCTGCTGGTGGGCTCGGGCACCGGCTGGGCGCTCGACGCGCTGGACGTCGGGCTGGTCTCGTTCATCATCGCCCAGCTCACCGTGCAGTGGCGGCTGACGCCCGGAGAGGCGTCCTGGATCGCCTCGATCGGCTTCGTGGGGATGGCGATCGGGGCGGCGGTGGGCGGGCTCCTCGCCGACCGCTTCGGCCGGCGGCAGGTGTTCGCGCTCACCCTGCTGGCCTACGGGCTGATGACCGGCGTCTCCGCGCTGTCCTGGTCGCTGGCGGCCCTGCTGGTCTTCCGCTTCCTCGTCGGCCTCGGGCTCGGCGCCGAGCTGCCCGTGGCCTCCACGCTGGTCAGCGAGTTCGCGCCCGCGCGGATCCGGGGCCGGGTCGTCGTCGTGCTGGAGTCGTTCTGGGCCGTCGGCTGGACCCTGGCGGCGCTCATCGGCTTCCTCGTCGTCCCCCGCGGCGACGACGGCTGGCGCTGGGCGCTGGCCCTCGGCGCCGTGCCCGCCCTGTACGCCGTCGTCGTCCGGCTGGGGCTGCCGGAGTCCGTCCGCTTCCTGGAGTCGGCGGGCCGCCACGACGAGGCCGAGCGCGTGGTGCGCCGCTTCGAGGACTCCGCCGACGGCCGCCGCGCCGCGGGAGCCCCGCCCGAGCCCGACGAGCCGGCCGAGGCCGCCGGCGCGGCGACCGGCGGCCGGGTGGCCGCCCTGTGGGCACGACCGCTCCGCCGGCGCACGGCCGCGCTCTGGGCCGTCTGGTTCTGCGTCAACTTCTCCTACTACGGCGCCTTCATCTGGCTCCCCAGCCTGCTCTACGCCTCGGGGTTCTCGCTGGTCCGCTCGTTCGGCTACACGCTGCTCATCACCCTCGCCCAGCTGCCGGGCTACGCCGTGGCGGCGGTGCTGGTGGAGCGCTGGGGGCGGCGCCGCACCCTCGTCGCCGCCCTGGTGGGCTCGGCCGCCGCGGCCGCGCTGTTCGCCGGCGCGGGCAGCACGGCCACGGTGCTGACGGCGGGGATGCTGCTCTCGTTCTTCAACCTCGGCGCCTGGGGCGCCCTGTACGCGGTGACGCCGGAGCTCTACCCCACCTCGCTGCGCGGCACCGGGGCGGGCTGGGCCGCGGGCGTCGGCCGGATCGCCTCGGTGGTCGCCCCCCTGTGCGTGCCCCTGCTGAGCGGGGCCGGCGGCACCGGCCTGGTCTTCGGCGTCTTCGCCGGGGTGTTCGTCCTGGCCGCCGCGGCGGCGACCGCCCTGCCCGAGCTCCGCGGGCGGGCGCTGGCCGAGGGCTGAGCGCCTTCCTCGTGTAGCAGGTGGTGGACACACCAGCCGGTTCTGGTGTACCACTGGGTCACCACACGAGCCCAGGAGCGACCATGACCGGACCCACCCTTCTGCTGCTGCTCCTGCTCGCCCTCCTCGGCGGGGCGCTGGTCAGCGCGGCGACCGCGGGGCGGCGCGAGCAGCCCCTGGCCCCGCTGGACGCGGCGTCCGCGGACGCCGTCCGGACGACGACGGGCCGGGCCCGCTCCCGCGCCCTGCTGGGGCTGGTCGCCGCGGCGGCGACGGCGGTCGGACTGCTGGCCCTGCAGGGCGCCCGACCGGGGTGGCTCGGGCTCCCCCTGGCGGTGGCGCCCGGGCTCGCCGCGTCGGCCGGCCTGCTGGTCTTCAGCGCCGTCCCGGCCGCCCGCCGCCCGCCCGCCCCGGCCACCAGCGGCTCCCTCGACCGGCGCCACCCCTGGTCCTTCGCCGGTCGTCGGCCGTTCGCCGTCCCGGCCCTGGCCGGCGCCGTGCTCGTCGTCGCCCTCGGAGCCGGCGCGGCGCTCGCCTCGCCCGACGCGCAGGGTCGCCGGCGCACCTTCACGGCCGTCTCGGCCGACGGCGTGGTCACCGGCACCGCGAGCCCCTTCCCGGGCGGCTACTACGGCCTCCCCGTGCTCGTCGTCGCCCTGCTCCTGCTGGCCGCGGCCTGGCTGGCCCTGCACCGGGTGGCCACCACCTCGGCCCTGCCCGGTCCGGGCCTGCAGGCTGCCGACCGCCGGTGGCGCACCGCCAGCACCCGCGTCGTCAGCCGGATGGCCACCGCGGCCCTGCTGGGCTACGCCGGCGGCGTGCTCGCGGTGGGAGGCTCGGCCGTCCACCGCACCGCCGCCGGGATGGCGCTCAACGGCGTCGACGGCTTCGGCGCCGCGGCCACCGGCGCCGCCGTCGTCGCCGTCCTGGGCGCGCTGCTGCTCCTGCTGGGCGGGGTCGCCGTCGGCGGGGCGGTGGCCGCGGCGCTGGGCACGACCGCCGCCCCCGCACCCGTGGCCGTCGCCGCGGAGCAGGTGGGGAGCGGCCGTTGATCACCGTCGACCACGCCAGCGCCGTCCCCCCGTTCGAGCAGATCCGGACCCAGCTGGCCGACCAGGTGCGCAGCGGGACCCTGGCCGCCGGTCACCGGCTGCCCTCGATCCGCCAGCTCGCCGGCGACCTGCAGGTGGCGACGGGCACCGTCGCCCGGGCCTACGCCGAGCTGGAGGCGGCCGGCCTGCTCACCACCAGCCGCGCCAGCGGGACCCGGGTCCGCGACGGGCAGGCCGTCGACCTGGAGCTGCGCCGGGCCGCCGAGCGCTTCGTCCGGCTGGCTCGCCAGCGGTCGGTGCCCCTCGCCGACGCCCTCGGCACGGTGCGCGCGGTCTGGTCGGGCGTCGACGGCTGATGTCCGACCAGATGTGCGGCCCTTCTGCTGATCGGCGCTAGTATCTCCGCCATCGGTGGCACGAGGCCGCAGATCTTGTCGTCAGGAGGGTCCATGGCAGAGCGCACGCACGTCTCCCCCGCCGAGGTGCACGAGGTGCTGGGGCGGCACGTCCTCACCGACGGGATGAAGCTCGTCGTCGACCTGCGGCGCAGCCGCGGCTCGCGGCTGGTGGACGCCCGCACGGGCGAGCGCTACCTCGACCTCTACACGTTCTTCGCCTCGGCCCCCCTGGGCATCAACCCGCCCGGGCTGGCCGACGACCCGACCTTCCTGGCCGAGCTGGCCGAGGTCGCCGCCAACAAGCCGGCCAACCCGGACATGTACACCACGGCCTACGCCGAGTTCGTCGCCACCTTCGTCCGCGTGCTGGGCGACCCGGCCCTGCCGCACCTGTTCTTCGTCGAGGGCGGGGCGCTGGCGGTGGAGAACGCGCTCAAGGCCGCCTTCGACTGGAAGAGCCGGCACAACGAGGCCGCCGGCCGCGACCGCCGGCTGGGCACCAAGGTGCTGCACCTGACCCACGCCTTCCACGGCCGCTCGGGCTACACGCTCTCGCTCACCAACACCGAGCCCGGCAAGACCGACCGCTTCCCGCAGTTCGACTGGCCGCGCATCGACGTGCCCGCCGTCCGCTTCCCGCTCGCCGACCACCTGGCCGAGGTCGAGGCCGCCGAGCAGCACGCGCTGGAGCAGGCCCGGCAGGCGTTCGCCGCGCACCCGCACGACATCGCCGCCTTCATCGCCGAGCCGATCCAGGGCGAGGGCGGGGACAACCACGTCCGGGCCGAGTTCTTCGCCGCCCTGCGCGACATCGTGCACGCCCACGACGCGCTGTTCGTCTTCGACGAGGTCCAGACCGGCGTCGGGACCACCGGGAGCGCCTGGGCCTACCAGCAGCTGGGCGTCCAGCCGGACCTCGTCGCGTTCTCGAAGAAGACCCAGGTGGGCGGGGTGATGGGCGGCGGCCGGGTCGACGAGGTGCCCGACAACGTCTTCACCGTCTCGGGCCGGATCAACTCCACGTGGGGCGGCGGGCTCACCGACATGGTCCGCTCGCGCCGGCTGCTCGAGATCATCGAGGCCGAGGGGCTGATCGAGCAGGCAGGACCTAAGGGCGAGCGGCTGCAGGCCGGGCTGCGCGCGCACGCCGAGGCGCACGGCCTGGTGGACAACGTCCGCGGCCGCGGGCTCTTCGTCGCCTGCGACCTCCCCGACACCGCGACCCGGGCTGCCCTCGTCGCCGACCTGCACGACGTCGAGCACGTCATCGTGCTGCCCTGCGGCCCGCGGTCGGTCCGCTTCCGTCCCGCCCTGTCCATCACCGAGGATGAGGTCGACGAGGCAGTCGCCGCCTTCGGCCGCTCGCTCGCCCGCACCGCCGCCCCCGCACGCCAGCTCCAGGAGTCCGCCCGATGAGCACCCCCGCCAGCCCCGCCCCCGTCAGCAGCGTCGTCGCGGGCTCCCCCGTGCCCGGCGGCCGGACGGTGAGCAGCACGAATCCCGCGCACCTGGACCGGGTGGTCGGCGAGGTCGTGCTGGCCGGCGCCGACACCTTCGTGGCCGGGGCCGAGGCCGCCCGGAAGGCGCAGGAGGGCTGGGCCGCCGTGCCCGCCCCCGTCCGCGGCCGGGCCATCGCCCACATCGGCCGCCTGGTCGAGGACAACGCCGAGGCGCTGGCCCGGCTGGTCACCGACGAGATCGGCAAGCCCTACGCCGAGGCCCTCGGCGAGGTCCGCGAGATCGTCGACACCTGCGACTTCTTCCTGGGCGAGGGCCGCCGGCTCTACGGCCAGACGGTGCCCAGCGAGATGCCCGACAAGCAGCTGTTCACCTTCCGCAAGCCCGTGGGCGCCGTCGCGATCATCACCGCCGGCAACTTCCCCGTCGCGGTCCCGTCCTGGTACATCGTGCCGGCGCTGCTGGCCGGCAACACCGTCGTCTGGAAGCCCGCGGAGTACTCCGCCGTGGTCAGCGCGGCCTTCCACGAGCTGTTCGTCCGCGGCGGCGGCCTGCCGGACGGTGTCTT
This window harbors:
- a CDS encoding gamma-glutamylcyclotransferase family protein → MLYAAYGSNLDPAQMAERCPHSPLRGTGWLQGWRLTFGGEGWDGPLPTVVEQPDEHVFVGLYDVTAPDEQSLDIWESANSGLYEKVRVRVETLEGELAAWVYVLHDFEGGVPSARTLGILADAAEAAGAPKDYLTELRGRPCTSGW
- a CDS encoding NAD(P)H-quinone dehydrogenase, with translation MTRVVIVGGGPGGYEAALVGSQLGGEVTLIDTDGLGGSAVLTDCVPSKTLIATAEVMTEVRASAELGLRFGDAESGHADAVVSVDLAAVNARVLDLARKQSDDICERIQRENVELVIGRGRLDGPDRVVAQTAEGERSFDADVVLLATGARPRQLASAQPDGERILNWTQLYNLTELPERLIVVGSGVTGAEFASAYDALGSEVVLISSRDRVLPGEDADAAQVLEDVFARRGLTVLQRSRAETVTRDGDSVTVTLSDGREVVGSHCLVAVGSIPNTSDMGLAESGVEVSDAGFITVDRVSRTSARSVYAAGDCTGVFALASVAAMQGRIAMWHALGDAVSPLDLKTVSANVFTAPEIATVGVSQTQVDAGEVQARTVTLPLRGNPRAKMQGSRDGFVKLFCRSVTGIVIGGVVVAPRASELIYPVAIAVAERLTVDQVSQSFTVYPSMTGSLAEAARRLHGTRSIIS
- the lat gene encoding L-lysine 6-transaminase, coding for MAERTHVSPAEVHEVLGRHVLTDGMKLVVDLRRSRGSRLVDARTGERYLDLYTFFASAPLGINPPGLADDPTFLAELAEVAANKPANPDMYTTAYAEFVATFVRVLGDPALPHLFFVEGGALAVENALKAAFDWKSRHNEAAGRDRRLGTKVLHLTHAFHGRSGYTLSLTNTEPGKTDRFPQFDWPRIDVPAVRFPLADHLAEVEAAEQHALEQARQAFAAHPHDIAAFIAEPIQGEGGDNHVRAEFFAALRDIVHAHDALFVFDEVQTGVGTTGSAWAYQQLGVQPDLVAFSKKTQVGGVMGGGRVDEVPDNVFTVSGRINSTWGGGLTDMVRSRRLLEIIEAEGLIEQAGPKGERLQAGLRAHAEAHGLVDNVRGRGLFVACDLPDTATRAALVADLHDVEHVIVLPCGPRSVRFRPALSITEDEVDEAVAAFGRSLARTAAPARQLQESAR
- a CDS encoding purine-nucleoside phosphorylase translates to MSTDPYALAEEAAAALRDRFALESIDLAFVLGSGWSAAADDLGEVLGRCPLAELPGFAAPTVVGHGGELRVVRTGSGKVAALFTGRTHYYEGKGVAQVVHGVRTAAAAGARTLVLTNGCGGLNPAWSPGTAVLIRDHVNLTAATPLVGARFVDMTDAYAPRLRDLARTVDAELAEGVYVQFPGPSYETPAEVRMAGVLGGDLVGMSTALETIAAREAGLEVLGISLVTNLAAGISPTPLHHAEVLEAGRAAVPQLSRLLAGLGAAL
- a CDS encoding GntR family transcriptional regulator gives rise to the protein MITVDHASAVPPFEQIRTQLADQVRSGTLAAGHRLPSIRQLAGDLQVATGTVARAYAELEAAGLLTTSRASGTRVRDGQAVDLELRRAAERFVRLARQRSVPLADALGTVRAVWSGVDG
- a CDS encoding putative quinol monooxygenase, producing the protein MYLIVVKFETTPDWTERWPDLVAGFTAATRQEPGNLWFEWSRSLEEPHVFVLVEAFTDDGAGPHVSSPHFARAMEEMRPALASTPRIVSRQVEGSGWDTMGELQVD
- a CDS encoding MFS transporter, which produces MTTRSSSPTRAQRLDVLPFTREHRRLLVGSGTGWALDALDVGLVSFIIAQLTVQWRLTPGEASWIASIGFVGMAIGAAVGGLLADRFGRRQVFALTLLAYGLMTGVSALSWSLAALLVFRFLVGLGLGAELPVASTLVSEFAPARIRGRVVVVLESFWAVGWTLAALIGFLVVPRGDDGWRWALALGAVPALYAVVVRLGLPESVRFLESAGRHDEAERVVRRFEDSADGRRAAGAPPEPDEPAEAAGAATGGRVAALWARPLRRRTAALWAVWFCVNFSYYGAFIWLPSLLYASGFSLVRSFGYTLLITLAQLPGYAVAAVLVERWGRRRTLVAALVGSAAAAALFAGAGSTATVLTAGMLLSFFNLGAWGALYAVTPELYPTSLRGTGAGWAAGVGRIASVVAPLCVPLLSGAGGTGLVFGVFAGVFVLAAAAATALPELRGRALAEG
- a CDS encoding phospho-sugar mutase, which gives rise to MSDSAIDDLARTVAAWTAQDPDPATRAEAEERLDRARSGDADARAALADAFGSRLAFGTAGLRGALGAGPNRMNRVVVGQAAAGLAGYLLAHDAGGQRVLVGYDARHGSAVFARDTAEILAAAGFETLLTAAPTPTPVVAFGIRHLGCAAAVVVTASHNPPQDNGYKVYLGDGSQIVPPADAEIAAEIARVAAGDLADVPRSPAYRVVGDELLDAYRDRVASLVHADAPRDLRWVYTPMHGVGGALVEQVVAAAGFPAARVVAAQAEPDPDFPTVPFPNPEEPGAIDLALAEAEAAGADLVVANDPDADRCAAAVVVDGGWRMLSGDELGALLGDDALRRGVRGTYACSVVSSTLLSRLAAASAQPFVATLTGFKWIGRVPGLAFGYEEAIGYCVDPQAVPDKDGISALVRVLALAAELRAHGRTLADRLDEIARVHGVHHTSQLSVRVADLALIGEAMARLRAAPPSTLAGEPVVVEDLAPGSAALPPTDAVLLRGASTQVVVRPSGTEPKLKCYLEVREDPTADLVAARARARDRMAQVRTEMSTALGL